The window GATGATCCTTCCCAGCCAGCCAACACATATGTGAACTTCATATCAAAGTCAATAGCAGCAAGCACATTATGTCTTGTGTGGTGTTTCCTCCCTCTACATGCTGCATCTTGTGATCTCGGCACTCTGGCAGTGACATGAGTACCATTTATTGCTTCAATGCAATCATGAAATGGCATTACAAGAGGTTGTTATGGCTATGGTAGAACAATAACAACATATCAAGGCATGGACTACATACTGTCAGTGCTGACCTTGAAGTATGGATACCATCTTGGGCTAGTGAGAATCTTGGTAAGAGTTCGGCCGGTTGGTGACCTGATCATCTCTGCTCTAAGCTCCCCAACAACATACAACACATGCTATAAGTATCTGGAGATGGTTTCCATTGATCTCCTGAAAGTGTTGTGTACAATCCTGAACCTCTGATTATGACCAACAACATGGAGGAACATGGCTACTTGCTCTTCCACAGTGGTGTGGATGCTATCTTCTAGCAAACCCCTGTTCCTGAACGTTTGCACAAGCCTGGCGAACGGAGCTCTTTTCATTCGAAACATCCACAGAGCCTCTGTGTCGTTGCAGTTGTAGATGTAGTTCAGATACGCTATCCTCCCTTATCCCTGGTTAATATCGGACCATACTGGATGAGAGGTTTCTTATTCCGACGAACAACTCTTTTATGGACCAACAGGATCCAGGCACGAACCACAGCTATCAGCGATGCTGTCTGAACTAGAAGCTTCGTCCGTTCATCCACAACCTAAGCGACATCCATGATGCAGTTAGCGATGGTGCTATCGACCCAAAACGATCCTATCGAACGACCTAACAGATAATAGAGGAGGGGAAGGGGGTAGCCTACCAGCTTCGGGGTCGGGGGGAGACATGGCGGAGATGAGGATGGGCAGACGGAGTCGAAGAAAAAGGGGAGAACCAGCTACCGCTGCCGAGGAGTGTTGTTGCCGCTGTCGGGGAGTGCTGCTGCCGCCACCAACACCGTCGCCGCCATCGCAGCCGCAGATCTGAGTTGCCACAGCCGCCGGTGCCAATAAAAGAGGAGGGCTTGTCCTCTAACTAAGGTGAGGGAGTAAATGGGGTGGTGAGGGTATATTTCGCGCCGTCCTGTCCTCGCCGATTTCCCCTCCCGCCATCTCCGACCGAGTCTCCCCTGCACCGTGCCCTACGCCACGTCTTGCTTTTGCGCTCAACTCAGCCTGGCTCGCTGGAAACGGCTGATTCGAGCATTTCCAGCGAGGCGGGGCTATGGGATGCTTTAAGTTTCGGGCCGATGCGAGCCAGGCCTTCTTGCACGCAACCAAACGGGACATTTTCATCCCGCCCGACCCGGGTTGGGCTCCATGCAGCCTACCAAACGCGTCCTTTAAGAGTGCGGATGGTTGGTACTAGTATCTTATTGCCTTTAAAAAAACGGGGGCAAATTTTTTGCCCCATTCATTAATTACTGTCAATTGGTGATGTACCACTTCTGTTGCTATCACCAGTTTAGCTAGCTGGTTGCGTCTCAAGGGAGAAACGGCAAGGTGTGCGCCCATCAGCACGCACCGCGGTCGACGTGGACGCACGATCCCGGCCGCATCCGCACGCTGGTAATAGCTCATGCATGTGTCCGCCGCCACGCACCGGCTGATGCCAACGGCATCTCGATCACCCCGGAGGCTGTCCGGAGGCCACACACACGATCACTTTTTTTTAGGGGAACACGCTCATCTTTTTATCTTTTTATATAAGCAATAAAGGAATAGAACGGCGAAAGCGAACCCAATCAGGCCACCGATGATAAAAACAAAAGTCAGCGAGCTGCGTGTGTGATCGCTATGGCCAAACATAGAAAGATTCGGGCCGGGAGGAGACGAGATGACACTGACAGGGACTCCCGGAAATCGTTCGGTACAGTGGTAACGGCGACGGGCATCGACGGCGATCCCGCGAACAAAACTGTAAAAAAATCGCCGAGGAAGCTGCTGGGAATCTGAGGGTGTTCTCCAGATTGCTCTATCTTATTACTCTTACGTGGCCTCGTGCCGTAATTTCATTCATTCAGTTATTCTTTATTGGAGACGATCGGAAGAGACGGCCGTGCGTCCTCCAAAATATTATCGGAGTATGTTCGATGTATACGGCGCACGTAGGTGCCGCCCGGGACACCTGGTCGCTGGAAAAGACGTCGGGTTTGGATCTTCTGGGTGGTGGCTAGCTACCTACCTTCCATCGGATGTTTTGTTTGGTTTGCGGCTCGATCACCTTGCGGCGGCGTTGGGTGTGAGCGGCTGCTCAGGTCAGTTGGGTGCATGTGATTGGTCAATTGCATGTCCGAAGTCCGGCAAAACTCCCTCTCGTTTGTCTCCAAAATACCGGAATTTGGACGTCTTGACAGCTTGGCGGACTGATACAGGTCCCCATTGAATTACAAAAGTGAACAAATGTGTCCGGCCGGACGTATACCGGTGTTTTGCGGGTCTcccttggagatgccctaagtgCCTAGGTAGATGTTATTGAAAAACATGGGGATATTTAATTCGGAATattttttgttttccaatatTTAGAAAAAGGTATATGATATCAAAAAatatgaaatttggcatggttcCATGATGTTATGTCACGAAGCAGTGTTCAAAATTTCAAACAGTTACATAAAAGTTGGACTATACATTGCTTTGTAGCTCCAGCATCTCTATTGAGGCGACATATCATTCAAAGGGAATGTATGAAGATTAAATTCTACATCGAAGTTTATTCATCATTTAAGCTTGAAATTTGGAGTATAGCAATATCACACTACTATGCACTAATATACACCCATTTTCCATCTTGTTATTTTATAATTtgtatttcatttttttgaaatgCCAATTTCAGCTACCATGTGTAAAACCTTCCAAAATTATTTATAAAAATGCTAAAAATATTTTCTACATGGAACAAACTACATTAGATTATTCTTGTAAAAAAAGCCACATTTTGCTAACTTCATTTCTATTATTTAGCCATCAAATGAATTTCTAGCTATTTACtattgtataattcaaatttgagatACATGTACATTAAGAAATGCCTACCATCTAGGAAGAAAGATCACATTTGAGTTCTTAAGTACCTTGGTAGATGTTATGCCGAAAATGTATaaaaatttcagtttttttgttgGGAAAACTAAAAACAGTTACTTGCATTTTTTAATTGTTTTTAAAGGTAAATGGTGTCAGAACAATATGAAATCTAGCATGGTACCATGACATGGACTTTGGTTTTAAGATAACAAATAGTTTCACAAAAGCTACAATGTGTAAAACCTTCCAAAATTATTTATAAAAAATGCTACCTTTTTTCTACATGGAAAAAACTACATTAGATTATTATTGTCAAAGTTGGGCATTTTGCTAAATTCATTTATATTAGTTAGTCATTAAATGAATCCCTAGCTATTTACTATATAATTCTAATTTGAGATACATGTATATTAAGAAATGCCTGACATTTGGAAATTTGAGTTCTTAAGTACCATGGTAGATGTTATCCAAGAAATGTATGCAAATTTCAAATATTTGGTTGGGAAAATTCTTGGGTcccgataactgccacacgtgtgggcgtaaGGGATCTGCCCACACATTTTGTGTGGTGTCTAAGAGGAGCAGCCCACACGCCTGTGTGTGGGCAAAATAACTAGCGCCCACACGCCTGTTTTTCCCTCCCGGTCCCTCTTACACGCGTGCGTGTGGGCGAAATAGATAAGGCCCACACGCCCGGTACGTCAGGCCTCATACctcgtggtcccgcacgccccacGTACCACTTTACCGCGCGCCCGCAGTTGCCATGGGCCGAACCCTCGTCCATGTTCGTTTAAGTGCAGTTGCCATGTTttctcaactgcagttgccatctcaggTCAAAGTTTCAGATTGCCATTTTTTGGACAACTACAGCTGTTGTCATGTGTGGTCTGGTCTactgcagttgccatgatttcaaaactttaggagttgccacctactaacactaggcagttgcccatgtagcactacaaaaaaaggcatggcaaaaaaacatgttcgggtaaaagagagagttgccatgtgctcacaagcacgctagggcagttgccatgtaaaaagaaagagttgccatctgcttacgtgCACGCTAGGGCAGTTTGCCATGTACCATACAAAACATATGGCAActgacatgttcgggtaaaaaaaaagagttgccatctgcttactggTTGCCAtcacactagggcagttgccatgtacatTGCAAAACGCATGGCAACTGGCAGGTTGGGTGTAGGAGAGGAGGCGGGCGTGTGGGTGAGATGtcaaacgcccacacaccagcccttgTACGTGACTGAAAACTGGTGTGTGGGCGAActgctaaacgcccacacaccggcCCCTCCATGTGGTAAAACAGATGTGTGGGCGACCTCTCTCACACACCACACACGTGAGTTGTCCTACGTGGCATACAAAATCAGCTAATTCGTGCCAAGATTCATGCAGAAGTTACTGGACGGTGATGGAGGCGTGTGGGTGAGTTGGCTaccgcccacacgtgtgggcgttaacaTTTCCGAAATTCTAACATTTACTTGCATTTTTTATTTTCACTTAAAAAAGGTAAATGATGTAAAATATAACATTTAGTATGGTACCATGATATGACCTCAAGACTTTTTTGTTTAAAATTTCAAATAGTTTCACAAAAGCTGGACTATACATTGCTTAGTAGCTGGAGCATCTCAGAGTAATCATCATATCATTCAAATGATTTTCTTTTTGAAGATTGAAGTCCACATCGAATTTTATTCATCATTTGAACTGCCATTTGGAGGACTGTAGTTTGATATTTGCAAGGAGAAGTACCCTATGTATAAAAGAAAATCAGATGTTTGCAAGCAGAAGTTGAAACATTTACGGTGTCTCGTGCATATTTGCACACGGCAGTCACTGGTGTATTGACTGTCAATCGGGATGGGGGGTGTCCCGGGTGATTGTTGAAATCGCGCACGTACAAGTACAAACCGTGATGGCGTTTGATTCAGAGATGGATCTCTTCGAGGCGGATGGTTCTGTACATATTTATTGCACGGTTGAGTAGGTAGCACTAGTAGTGTAGTGGAGTGTGTGTTACATTCGTCGGGAGAGCTCTCGTGATCGAGCCCACACTGCACACTGATGTACACAACACTACTGCAAGACGGGGGGAGAAGAAAAGGTCGAGCTATATGGACAGATCGATCCCAAAAAAAGCCCCACGCCTCGAGAAACTGAACCTGATGATCCACCAGTGGTACACTAGTCTAGTGGCTACACCTGCACCTGGCTGGCTAGCTTGGCCAAGATAGAAGCCCCGTGCTGATCTCGACGTGCTCCGTCGTTGGTGGCTTGGTTACTCAGTTGAGTGAGCCTGGCGGCGGGTGCGTGCCGGCGACGAAGAAGCGGCCGGAGGCGGCGTCCTGGCTGGCGTAGTAGACGGTGCTGGGGCTGACGTGGCTGTGCGTGCCCTCGTACGTGGTCACCACGTACGCCGGGTCGTCCCGGTCCCGCTCCACCCGCTTCTTCACGCTGCACCCCTCCGTGGAGCACCGGTAGTAGTTCCTTGGGTTTGGGCTGTTCTTGACGGACTTCTTGCCGTACTTGCGCCACTTGTAGCCGTCGTCGAGGATCTCGATCTCCGTCCTCGTCCGGAACGCGATGCGCTCCGTCCGCGGccgctctgccgccgccgccgactcgGCGCTCCTCGCAGTCACCGCGGTCGCCGAACTTGCAGCAGCCGCGCCAACGGCCGGCACGGAGACGACGGGCGGGAGCGTCGCGGCGAACGCGCCCTCCTCGAAGAGGTACTCGGAGATGTCAAACTGCGCCGTGATGTCGGCGGCGATCGCCGGTGCAGCGGGCGGGGTGGCGCCGAGCGCGGCGGAGAAGCTGGAGGCCGGGCTGGAGGAGGTGGAGCTGATCCCCCCGTGGGAGAAGTGGGAGGACATGGAAGAGAAGTAGCAGCCGTCGCCCACCGCCTGCGCCTGCTGTTGGTAGAGCAGTGGTGCCGCTCCGACTGCCGCCATGACCGAGTTTGACACCGGCGAGAGCGCTTCGTATTTATAAGACCCCCTAAACCGCCGGTGCGCTGCTGCTGCATGGATTGAGTTGGGGAGTGAATTTGGCGGGTGGATTTGTACTCCGAGGAGAGGCGCTGGCCGTGAGCTCCTGGGGATTTTGGGCGGCTTCCCGGTGAGCTTCGTGCTGAGAAGGTTCGGCGATGGTGAGTGGGTTTCCCGCCCGCCGCCGCAGACAGGCTCCTCGTGCCACTTATCACTTATGGCAGAGTGGGGTGGGGTGGGAGGGAGAATTGTCGCCGGAACAAAGACTTGAAGAAAGGTCTTCCTCGGCCACGTAGGAGTGTGTGTGGCCCCTCCGGTCGGACTCAATTCAAGCAATCAAGCCGCATTCTTCCTTTGCGTTGTGCTCAAAATCTCTTTTCTGAACCAGCTTTACTTGATGTGGAAAGCCCACATATTCtaaatcggtccacaacaaccaATATCTACAGGCTTATACAAAGTTTATGTTTTCATATTTTATAAACTATGGTCAAGTTTATAGGAAAAATGCATTAACATATACAACACCAAATTAGTTTCATTAGATTCTTCATAAATATATAGTCTCGTATTGTGTGCTCGCtccgatccaaaataagtgtcacaGTTTTGAACTAGACTTAATTCAAAACTGCGATACTTATTATGGATCGGCGGTAGTATATATGATGTTGCAAGTTTTTCTATAAGTTTTGTCAAACTCAAGTTTAAGGCAGGATAACATAGAACTTCAATTAATTTGAAATAAGAGAGTATTTGCTATCCCGAGTTATATTCACTGGATTTCTATACTGGATCAAACAACCTCTAATCTCTGCTATACTGTGGCTAACTGAAATTTCGCAAATAAAATCACAATATTTCTTAGTTGTTTGATTCTTCACGAAAACATAGGTGAGCATGGACAGAGTCGGAAGTGGCGATTACACTGAGCTTGTAAGGTGCGTGGGGGTGAGCTTGGACCAAGCTAGATGCGGCATCGACGTGGAGCAGTGGTGGGTAGGGTGGAGGTAGAAGGATCGACGGTCACGTTACCAGACTAACAGCTAGGGCACTAAGGGCAGCCACCAGAATTAAGGAAGGAGGGTCACGACAACCAACGGTTTCAAATATCTAATCCCTCTACTCGCAAATCTCAAATGTTTTAATCATCTGTCAaatatttttcttcttttttttctccCTCTCGAAGGCCATAAGCCATTGTTAACCAAATCCAAGCCGTGCAAGAACACTCCTAATAAGAAATTAATTATGAACAGAGCCAGTGGGAATTCGTCATCATATTCAACGTGCATATATTAGCCGATGACGCGCAGTGAGCCTAGTTGGTTGCCCcatgtgagggagtcctggactaaggggtcctcgggctgcCGGCCTATATCTTTTGGGCTGGATTAGTGGGCCGCTCTACAACTACTAGAGGGCCGAGCTACAAAGTGACCTCGTGTCCGGACAGGAAACCCTCGAAGCCTTGGTGTGTCCTCCAAGTCAAGATAAGAGAATCTGCATGTTTATTCCTTCATTGTAATCGACCATGTGTAACTCTAGGACCCctgatgtctatataaaccagagggttctAATCCGTAGGGGCTAGAAGAAGAACCATCATCCTACTTACCTAGGGAAACCAACACCCACATGTCCCATGGCAGTGCTGACACCAGGGCCACTTCTACGGGATGAAGCTAGAGGTACTTGTTCCACTTTGTCATTCTCTGTGCTACCCGGACGAACAACACAATGACACAAAAACCTAATAAGCTAAAGCAAGACTTGCGACGAGCACAAAAGTACATGGTCTCCCCGCCTCCCAATGCTAAAATCGGCCAATGAAGAGAGGGAGATCTGACGAAACCCGGATGGGATTCTGCGACAGACAAAACCAATTAAAAACGATGAAACCCGGATGGGATTCTGCACCAGATGAAACCAATTTAAAACGGCAAGCAAGAGATCTTGTGGCGGATAGAGTCTAGATATTCTTAAATTTAACCATTGCTATAGAAAAACTACCCAACATTCTTAAGACCAAATATACTTTTGTAATTAGGGATGTAAATGACAAATAAGCAACATCCGCAAGTCCCTTTTAGTTAGTTTTAGCTAGCTCCATAATTCATTTTCCTAAAAAGAGAATAATTTTTTGAACTGTCAGATTATTAGTGGGTTTAAACGGAATTAAACGAGACCCGATTGACATCCCTATTTGTAATGTATACATTTTAAACGAAATACTTGTATGGAAAGCTGATGACCAAAACATCATCACAAGGAGTGTGTCGTTGCCCAAACTGACATACATTTGTGTTATCACGTTATGACATGTGTGAACATAAAAAACTTTTGTTAAGGCATTTTCAATGTGGCTCACCATTTCTCTCCTATATATCTAGATCGGATGATCCAGATACTTTTAGGCCTTCAAAGCTATCGTTCAATAGTTCGTAAACACATGCGGACACCTCAAGTCCGAAACCAAATCTTTGGGAGGCCAAGGAGAGTTCACTGTCATCCACGTCTCACTCAACCTTTTCTCTCTCAGTCCGCCTAACATACAGTAATTCATTGTCCACGGTCTTGAAATGCAGGATATCGTTGGAGGGCCTCCACTCAACCGGCTGTCCGTGAATATGTCCGGACGGGTTCGCGAACATCTGACCCATCGCCTTCGCATGAAGAGGCGCAAACCAACCAAATCCACCCCTtcatccggaaatacttgtcctagaaatagataaaatggatgtatctataactaaaataagtctagagaCAACTATTTTTaagacaagtattttcggacggagcgAGTATAAGATATCTAGCTAGCCACCATCCTGAACATCCAACACGACGTCTTTTCCCATAGCATAGCCATGTCAGGCGTAATAAAGAAACCGGTCGGTGCTCAGGTGCACCGTATACTGGACGTCGCTTTCATTTCGCATCCAATAATACAACTGAATGAATGGAATTACCGCACGAGGCCGCAAAACGGTGGCAATCAGAAAGAAGATTGAGTGATGTAGAAACCGTCGGATTCCCCGCAGTTTCCTCGGCGATATTTTTTCTACAGTCCTAGTATGTGCATGTTCACTATCGATGCCCGTTGCCATTGTCAGATTGTCACGGCCGGTACTCCTTAAAAAAGTTTGTCACGGTACTTCCGGAGTCCCTGTCATCCCCGAATCTTTCTATGTTTGGCCATCGATCACACACATAGGCACGCAGCTCGCTAACCTCTGTTTTATCTGTGGCCTGAGATTGGTTCGCTTCGCGGTTCGTTCAGTTTTCTTTTTGAAGTTCAGACCTCCACTTTATTATACTAAAATAGCAATCTCGTATGATACAATGCTAAGGATACAATCAGGGGGGACTGAATCCCAAAACACTGAAACTCTACTACGTACTAACCCCTACACGCGCCAGCATATGGGCAGCCCCATTTGCTGTCCTACGTACCCAGGTAATCTTGATCTTTTTTCCGTCGCGTGCGTCGTTCCTTGCTAACCACAACGCATAGAGGCTCTGGGTTCatttttgtgtttgtgtgtgggCTACGCCCTCCTCACTTGCTTCCCGAGTCGGCGAGAGCTTgtctgtttttcttttttcttttttgaccCCAGAGAGAGGAGCTTGTCAGTCGGGCGCGGCTTGATAGCAACAGAAGTGGCACGCCAGCAGAGGTGGATTAATGGCTCCAGGGCAGCGACACAGGGGCGTCGCGCTCGCCCGCCCGGTGGATTGATCGACCGGAACCTGCCACGAACGCCGGCTGGGGTCGAGCTGGGTGGCCTGCCGCGCTCGTGCTAGACCGATCGATCAGCCTGCGCCATCTCTACAGGTCACCTTGTCTACGTATTGCTCTCCCCACGCTGGTGTTGGATCGATCTCGTCTGCAGTCTGCACGTCCACACCACAGGGGTGACGCCCATAGCAACGAAATTACTCCACCTACCTGGTTGATGGTGACGGGATAATTAACAGAGAAATTACCGTCGATCGCCAACTACCGTCACTTTGATCAACTTTTTTTAATCTTTGCTTTGACCGTGGATATGTCGGTAAAAAGAAAAACTATCACAAGTAAGAGCATCTAGCCGATCTCTTATAATTTAATGAAGCAAACGGCCTTCTGTCCTTCAACTCTTTGTATATTTGCTCCTCTAAAAGATGTGGTTTCTAATCAAATCTCTAAACTTAGCTCCAAATTTTTTTTCTACTAACACAAATTCATTTAATTTTGGGCCATCGAGTTAAACTCCACTGTTCAATGTATTTCATTAAATGATATCTTGGTCATATGCTTCACCAATTCTTGGCTAAGAGACTCGTCCAACGAAAACAAATTACACACTTCAATAGAAGCACCACTTTCTTAACTGCTCCTACTAATCCTATCAATATTTTCTCCATTTCTTCATTGCCTGCATTGTTACTTTTCTCTATTGGTACGACGCACTTGCGCCACTAGCTTAGCCTCCCACTGAGGCTACCGAATAAGAGATCAAAGCTCGCAAAATAATAATACTAGTAGTGTATATATTAGCACAAGCGAGCAGGGGAATTAGTCAATACCCAATCAAATCAACTTGCCATTATCCACGCCAAACGTTGTTTATAAAAAGCTCACCTGCTGCGTAAAATAAGATAACAGGATGTATTAAAGAAATACAATTTGGCTGTTATTTTCGTCTCCATCACCATCAGGTGGAGTGTATTGTCCGGCGCACAACCGATCGGGCGAGCACGTGAGGGTTCAGAAGGGGCCGGGAAGCTCGATCCGTCTTTTAACGTAGTTGCAATATAAGATCCTGTAGTTAGTGGCAACTTTGCTTTGTACAGTATGTACTACGTACATCGCCATCCTGCATTGTTCCTGATAACGAAAGGAACCCGATCTATACCAGCAATTTGCTTTACATACATACGCTGATACGCATGCATGCGTTCATCCCCCACACGCCCACATGCAGACATGCTAGCTAGTCGAATGGATCTGTTCAAATCACTGCAGCCATGATATACGTACGTCAACTGTTTGACAAGTCCAATGTGCACACCTACTAACTTAAACTGTCTCTCTGTCAGATATATGACGTTTTTGTAGTTTAAATTTTGAGACAGGGAGTGGCTTccccacacacaaaaaaaaagagagagagtaAACAGTAGCTTGCTAGGTTCAACATTTTTTGTGAAAAGACCCTCAGATCTATTGAGAAGCTCAACCAGATACAAGCAGCACCCCACAAAGAACAAAAATTACAACAAAGCCCCAAAGAAAACACACAACAACCGCAATCACCAGAATGAGTCAAGGacacgccgccgccgtcgccgcaccATATGTTCCCCGGTGAACCTCCATGCCAGACGGGAAGTTCCCTACTTAGGCACAGAGGACaaccaccccgacgaagaagccGTCTCAAGCAAAGCTTCTATCAAATCCGAACCCCCCACCTCGACGAGGtagccggccacaccaagcacCTATACAAAACTCTACCCGAGATCCTCGGCATCGCAAAAAGCAAGCCGGCGACAAGGAAGGGACAGATCCTGGGAAGACAAAAAGCCCAAAATATGAAAGCCATGTCCACGATAGCAACCATACCTGCGCACATGACACCGCGAGCTCCATCGAGAAGGGGCTGGAGCTCCAGCAACATTATTGGACGCACGGCCACCGCCACCAACCAAACGCCCTCACTCCACACACCTAATCTATATCTATCTACACGCCAAGTAGACATATATGAGGTTCTCTTCCTCTCTCATCGCCAAAGCGACGACCGGAGAGGGGAAGACATGCCCGTTGATGAGGGAGGCCAAATTGGCCGACCGCACAGGGCCCCAAAATTTTGGGGGCCCCTAGTCCAGCAAGTTATATGTGTACATATATGTGAAAAGTAGAAGGCCCAGTAAAAAACACACTCCAGCCAGCCCATTCTAGCAGCCATGCACGCAGCCCCCTGCAGCACGCCAGTTCATTTCCCTAACTCTCGTCTCCCAATTACGATTATAGCATCAGAAATCCAGATAATTTCTAAACAAATCAAAATCCCGATCGCACGTACATGAAAAGGCAACAGGGCGGCGACGGCTGGGTCAAACAGCTGGCCGACGGCGATAGTATCGAGCAAGGCGACGATAGCAGAAGGAAGACACAAGGTCAAACTAGGAGTGCGTACGCGGCAGCCGATCGGCCAGGCGGCCACGCCCCACGGCGCATCATCCTGCCAAAAGTAAGTCCTTGTAGAGAAAGCCCTAATTTATTTTGCTAGTGTAGGCTACTTTTTGG is drawn from Aegilops tauschii subsp. strangulata cultivar AL8/78 chromosome 1, Aet v6.0, whole genome shotgun sequence and contains these coding sequences:
- the LOC109732738 gene encoding uncharacterized protein, coding for MAAVGAAPLLYQQQAQAVGDGCYFSSMSSHFSHGGISSTSSSPASSFSAALGATPPAAPAIAADITAQFDISEYLFEEGAFAATLPPVVSVPAVGAAAASSATAVTARSAESAAAAERPRTERIAFRTRTEIEILDDGYKWRKYGKKSVKNSPNPRNYYRCSTEGCSVKKRVERDRDDPAYVVTTYEGTHSHVSPSTVYYASQDAASGRFFVAGTHPPPGSLN